One part of the Pannonibacter sp. XCT-53 genome encodes these proteins:
- a CDS encoding class I SAM-dependent methyltransferase has protein sequence MSDPVLETLLLPLANGTLDVPAAPARTLFLRARAGRDLALFDRDRLDLVQSFAPDRDALAASGYTAAPEVPGEGHELALILAPRQKQEARALIAQAFMRVRPGGRVIISAANAEGGKAFETDLAEIAGGLEGNQSKAKCRVAWALRDDARLNRALLDEWAAGDAPRPILDGRFVSRPGLFAWDHVDGATDLLLRTLPATLSGIGADLGAGFGVLSAGLLARCPRVAALDLYEAEKRALDLARDNLAEATAPRRLQFFWADVTKGLGRAYDFIAMNPPFHQATKADRTDVGQAFIRAAAKGLKPGGSLWMVANRHLPYEAVLNELFAEMAIVADEAGYKVIHARKGRGK, from the coding sequence ATGTCCGATCCGGTGCTTGAAACCCTGCTGCTGCCGCTGGCGAACGGCACGCTCGACGTGCCGGCTGCCCCCGCGCGCACCCTCTTCCTGCGGGCGCGCGCCGGCCGCGACCTTGCCCTGTTCGACCGGGACAGGCTCGACCTGGTGCAGAGCTTCGCCCCGGACCGCGACGCGCTTGCCGCCAGCGGCTACACGGCTGCGCCGGAGGTGCCCGGCGAGGGGCATGAGCTGGCGCTGATCCTGGCCCCGCGCCAGAAGCAGGAGGCGCGGGCGCTGATCGCGCAGGCCTTCATGCGGGTGCGGCCGGGCGGCCGCGTCATCATCTCGGCCGCCAACGCGGAAGGCGGCAAGGCCTTCGAGACGGATCTGGCGGAGATTGCCGGCGGTCTCGAGGGCAACCAGTCGAAGGCCAAGTGCCGGGTCGCCTGGGCGCTGCGGGACGACGCAAGGCTGAACCGCGCGCTGCTGGACGAGTGGGCCGCCGGAGATGCTCCGCGCCCCATCCTCGACGGCCGCTTCGTCAGCCGTCCGGGGCTCTTTGCCTGGGACCATGTCGACGGGGCGACGGACCTGCTCCTGCGCACGCTGCCGGCGACGCTGTCGGGCATCGGCGCCGATCTCGGGGCAGGGTTCGGCGTGCTCTCGGCGGGCCTGCTCGCCCGCTGTCCCCGGGTCGCGGCGCTCGACCTCTACGAGGCGGAAAAGCGTGCCCTGGACCTTGCCCGCGACAACCTGGCCGAGGCGACCGCGCCGCGCCGGCTGCAGTTCTTCTGGGCTGACGTGACCAAGGGGCTGGGGCGCGCCTATGACTTCATTGCCATGAACCCGCCCTTCCATCAGGCCACCAAGGCCGACCGGACCGATGTGGGCCAGGCCTTCATCCGCGCCGCGGCCAAGGGTCTGAAGCCGGGCGGCAGCCTGTGGATGGTCGCCAACCGGCATCTGCCCTATGAGGCGGTGCTGAACGAGCTCTTCGCCGAAATGGCCATCGTGGCGGACGAGGCCGGCTACAAGGTGATCCATGCCCGCAAGGGACGCGGCAAATGA
- the oppB gene encoding oligopeptide ABC transporter permease OppB produces MLRYVLERLLGAIPTLFLIITISFFLIRIAPGGPFDLERPLEAKVMENLNRIYHLDEPLWQQYLIYLKSVVQLDFGPSFYFRDFSINELFAASLPISMQLGLTALALALVVGGILGVVAALRQNHGTDYTVMAAATLGVTIPNFVVAPVLTLILGVWLGWLPVGGWNNGAFVNKVLPVVTLALPQIAVVARLTRGSMIEALRSNHVRTARAYGLSAYTVIVIHALRGAILPVVSYLGPAAAALLTGSVVVETIFGIPGIGRYFVQGALNRDYTLVMGTVVVVACFVILFNLIVDLLYALLDPRVRFD; encoded by the coding sequence ATGTTGCGCTACGTGCTGGAAAGGCTGCTCGGGGCGATCCCGACGCTGTTCCTGATCATTACGATTTCGTTCTTCCTGATCCGCATCGCCCCCGGCGGTCCGTTCGACCTCGAACGCCCCCTCGAGGCGAAGGTGATGGAAAACCTCAACCGGATCTATCACCTGGATGAGCCGCTGTGGCAGCAGTACCTCATCTACCTGAAGAGCGTGGTGCAGCTCGATTTCGGCCCGAGCTTCTATTTCCGCGACTTCTCGATCAACGAACTCTTTGCCGCCAGCCTGCCGATCTCGATGCAGCTCGGCCTGACGGCCCTCGCGCTGGCCCTCGTGGTCGGCGGCATCCTCGGCGTCGTCGCCGCCCTGCGGCAGAACCACGGCACCGACTACACGGTGATGGCGGCCGCCACGCTGGGCGTGACCATCCCGAATTTCGTGGTTGCCCCCGTGCTGACCCTGATCCTTGGCGTCTGGCTCGGCTGGCTGCCGGTCGGCGGCTGGAACAACGGCGCCTTCGTCAACAAGGTTCTGCCCGTCGTGACCCTGGCGCTGCCGCAGATTGCCGTGGTGGCGCGCCTGACGCGCGGCTCGATGATCGAGGCGCTGCGCTCCAACCATGTGCGCACGGCCCGCGCCTATGGCCTCTCGGCCTACACCGTCATCGTGATCCATGCCCTCCGGGGCGCGATCCTGCCGGTGGTGTCCTATCTGGGCCCCGCCGCCGCCGCCCTGCTGACCGGCTCCGTCGTGGTCGAGACCATCTTCGGCATCCCCGGCATCGGCCGCTATTTCGTCCAGGGCGCCCTCAACCGCGACTATACGCTGGTGATGGGCACGGTGGTCGTCGTGGCCTGCTTCGTCATCCTGTTCAACCTGATCGTGGATCTGCTCTATGCGCTGCTGGATCCGCGCGTGCGCTTTGACTGA
- a CDS encoding peptide ABC transporter substrate-binding protein: MFKSARMTILASALLAATSMSAMAEVVYHRGNSADPETLDQHKTSTVYEAHILRDLYEGLVTYSAAGEIIPGVAESWSVSADGKTYTFKLRQDAKWSNGDPVVAGDFVFSLRRIMTPDTGAKYANILYPILNAEEVNKGTAKPEELGVKALDDHTLEITLKAATPYFVDLLGHQTGLPVHPATVQKHGTDFVKPENIVTNGAYVLKEFVPNAHIKAVKNPNFHDAENVKIDTVFFYPTEDRGAALRRFQAGELHSNDDVPTEQVEFIRKELGDQFKVAPYLGTYYFAVNMKDEALGKKEVRQALSMAIDREFLAEEIWGGTMVAGYSLVPPGINNYGEPAYASYKDMSQLDREQKAAELLKAAGYGPDKPLKLEIRYNTSENHKNTSVALADMWKPLGVEVTLLNTDTKTHYAHLRDKGDFDLARAGWIGDYSDPQNFLFLVESDNDGFNYANYENPAYDKLMDEAAATTDLEKRAALLKQAETIFMDDLPFIPLMYYASKNLVSPKLKGFETNLQDVHPTRFMSISE; encoded by the coding sequence ATGTTCAAATCTGCCCGGATGACCATCCTTGCGTCGGCCCTGCTGGCCGCCACCTCGATGAGCGCCATGGCCGAGGTGGTATACCATCGCGGCAACTCTGCTGACCCGGAAACCCTGGACCAGCACAAGACCTCGACCGTCTACGAGGCCCACATCCTGCGCGACCTTTACGAAGGTCTCGTGACCTATTCCGCCGCCGGCGAGATCATCCCCGGCGTCGCCGAGAGCTGGTCCGTGTCGGCCGACGGCAAGACCTATACCTTCAAGCTGCGCCAGGACGCCAAGTGGTCCAACGGTGACCCGGTCGTTGCCGGCGACTTCGTGTTCTCCCTGCGCCGCATCATGACGCCGGACACCGGCGCCAAGTACGCCAACATCCTGTACCCGATCCTGAACGCCGAGGAAGTCAACAAGGGCACCGCCAAGCCGGAAGAGCTGGGCGTGAAGGCCCTCGACGACCACACGCTCGAGATCACGCTGAAGGCGGCAACGCCCTATTTCGTCGACCTGCTTGGCCACCAGACCGGCCTGCCGGTGCATCCGGCCACCGTGCAGAAGCACGGCACCGACTTCGTGAAGCCGGAAAACATCGTCACCAACGGCGCTTACGTGCTGAAGGAGTTCGTTCCGAACGCCCACATCAAGGCGGTGAAGAACCCGAACTTCCATGACGCCGAGAACGTCAAGATCGACACCGTCTTCTTCTACCCGACCGAAGACCGTGGCGCCGCGCTGCGCCGCTTCCAGGCCGGCGAGCTGCACTCCAACGACGACGTGCCGACCGAGCAGGTCGAGTTCATCCGCAAGGAGCTCGGCGACCAGTTCAAGGTGGCGCCGTATCTCGGCACCTACTACTTCGCCGTCAACATGAAGGACGAAGCCCTCGGCAAGAAGGAAGTGCGTCAGGCCCTGTCGATGGCCATCGACCGCGAGTTCCTGGCCGAAGAGATCTGGGGCGGCACCATGGTGGCGGGCTACTCGCTCGTGCCCCCGGGCATCAACAACTACGGCGAGCCGGCCTATGCCTCCTACAAGGACATGTCCCAGCTCGACCGCGAGCAGAAGGCGGCCGAGCTGCTGAAGGCGGCCGGCTACGGCCCGGACAAGCCGCTGAAGCTCGAGATCCGCTACAACACCTCGGAAAACCACAAGAACACCTCGGTCGCCCTGGCCGACATGTGGAAGCCCCTGGGCGTTGAAGTGACGCTGCTCAACACGGACACGAAGACCCACTATGCGCATCTGCGCGACAAGGGCGACTTCGACCTGGCCCGTGCCGGCTGGATCGGCGACTACTCCGACCCGCAGAACTTCCTGTTCCTCGTTGAGTCCGACAATGACGGCTTCAACTACGCGAACTACGAAAACCCGGCCTATGACAAGCTGATGGACGAGGCCGCCGCCACGACGGACCTCGAGAAGCGCGCCGCGCTGCTGAAGCAGGCCGAGACCATCTTCATGGATGATCTGCCCTTCATTCCGCTGATGTACTACGCCTCCAAGAACCTGGTCTCGCCGAAGCTCAAGGGCTTCGAGACCAACCTGCAGGATGTGCATCCGACCCGCTTCATGAGCATTTCGGAATAA
- a CDS encoding GDYXXLXY domain-containing protein: MTDAGHPGAPAPASARATRPSVRSATARGSVRWGLIALVQLCLIALPLLERASVHWTGEEVVLAVRPVDPRDLLRGDYVIINLAIARLPASLPGLDRPIEAGEIVHVELAADAAGVFQPVAVHTRAAEAKGPVIAGKASYDRTPQEDLSVDYGLDAFFVPEGEGRAIETTPPERMQLVIALTAGGRSAPLRLLVDGRPILSDAGF, translated from the coding sequence ATGACCGACGCCGGCCATCCGGGAGCGCCTGCTCCGGCATCCGCGCGGGCCACGCGCCCGTCAGTCCGCTCGGCCACCGCGAGGGGCTCCGTCCGCTGGGGGCTGATCGCGCTTGTCCAGCTTTGCCTCATTGCCCTGCCGCTTCTGGAGCGGGCCAGCGTGCACTGGACGGGCGAGGAGGTGGTGCTCGCGGTCCGGCCGGTCGACCCGCGCGACCTGCTTCGGGGCGACTATGTCATCATCAATCTGGCCATCGCGCGGCTGCCGGCGTCCCTGCCCGGGCTCGACCGCCCCATCGAGGCCGGGGAGATCGTCCACGTCGAGCTTGCCGCCGACGCTGCGGGCGTGTTCCAGCCGGTTGCGGTGCACACGCGTGCCGCCGAGGCAAAAGGGCCCGTGATTGCCGGCAAGGCCAGCTACGACCGGACCCCGCAGGAGGACCTGAGTGTGGACTACGGTCTGGATGCCTTCTTCGTGCCGGAAGGGGAGGGCAGGGCGATCGAGACCACGCCGCCCGAGCGCATGCAGCTGGTCATTGCGCTCACGGCGGGCGGCCGCTCGGCCCCCTTGCGTCTGCTGGTCGACGGGCGGCCGATCCTGAGTGACGCCGGCTTTTGA
- a CDS encoding methyl-accepting chemotaxis protein has protein sequence MKMTIGRKLLLSFALVVSVVAGAGVITYKSVAELGASGLNLGERLAPLSDAAMEIKLTATHAHLLFEEIMSGDDSEDINEVWRLIGESRFYANAILSGGRNDEGTFYATESEPVRAAIRKVLTGLDSFEEVARARYANVGRDVAGTDADERFDQAFETLTAEADRAEELIHDYMAVSNASVREMTARMAMQQLVMVGLTIVAAVLAWFYLSGRVGSRAAQLARSAEGLAAGRIDTGVPDWTSSDELGQLRDALDGFRTALARQNALAAQMRTQEEAAQQEKAALMHTLAERFRQSTEQYFRALTEASRHLGEDVAAMDRTARHSAQTVERTAEAATEASANVETVAAASEELSASIEEISRQVATTAQVVDAASTQAEATNAKITSLAAAAERIGQVVTLIQDIAGQTNLLALNATIEAARAGEMGKGFAVVAAEVKQLASQTAKATDEISAQISAIQASTGEAVGAIEAITRTMVTIDEQTEAITRSIEQQGAATSEIASNAQVTASRTTQMAQDMVRMQSATTETTRTTERLATSSRAVADQSEALRRSVDDFLKQLAAA, from the coding sequence ATGAAAATGACAATCGGTCGCAAGCTGCTGCTCAGCTTTGCACTCGTCGTGTCCGTCGTGGCGGGCGCGGGTGTCATCACATACAAGTCCGTGGCTGAACTTGGCGCAAGCGGTCTCAACCTCGGCGAACGGCTGGCCCCGCTCAGCGACGCCGCCATGGAGATCAAGCTGACTGCCACCCACGCGCATCTTCTCTTCGAGGAGATCATGTCGGGCGACGACAGCGAGGACATCAACGAGGTCTGGCGGCTGATCGGCGAGAGCCGCTTCTATGCCAATGCCATCCTGTCCGGCGGCCGGAACGACGAAGGCACGTTCTACGCGACCGAGTCCGAGCCTGTCCGCGCGGCGATCCGCAAGGTGCTGACCGGTCTCGACAGTTTCGAGGAGGTCGCCCGGGCCCGCTACGCCAACGTCGGCCGGGACGTGGCCGGCACGGACGCGGACGAGCGCTTCGACCAGGCATTCGAGACCCTGACCGCAGAGGCGGACCGGGCAGAGGAACTGATCCACGACTACATGGCCGTCTCGAACGCCAGCGTGCGCGAGATGACCGCCCGCATGGCGATGCAGCAGCTCGTGATGGTCGGTCTGACGATCGTTGCGGCCGTCCTCGCCTGGTTCTACCTGTCCGGCCGCGTCGGCAGCCGGGCGGCCCAGCTCGCCCGCTCCGCCGAGGGGCTTGCAGCCGGGCGCATCGACACAGGCGTGCCGGACTGGACCAGCTCGGACGAGCTTGGCCAGCTGCGGGACGCGCTGGACGGCTTCCGCACCGCCCTTGCCCGGCAGAATGCGCTGGCCGCGCAGATGCGGACGCAGGAAGAGGCGGCGCAGCAGGAAAAGGCGGCGCTGATGCACACGCTGGCCGAGCGCTTCCGGCAGAGCACGGAACAGTATTTCCGGGCCCTCACCGAGGCCTCCCGGCATCTGGGCGAGGATGTTGCGGCCATGGACCGCACGGCACGGCACAGCGCCCAGACGGTGGAGCGCACCGCCGAGGCTGCGACAGAGGCCTCGGCGAATGTCGAGACCGTTGCCGCAGCCTCGGAGGAGCTGTCCGCCTCGATCGAGGAGATCAGCCGGCAGGTCGCCACCACCGCCCAGGTGGTCGATGCCGCCAGCACCCAGGCCGAGGCGACGAACGCCAAGATCACGAGCCTTGCCGCTGCGGCCGAGCGCATCGGACAGGTGGTGACGCTGATCCAGGACATTGCGGGCCAGACCAACCTGCTGGCCCTGAACGCGACCATCGAGGCCGCGCGCGCCGGCGAAATGGGCAAGGGCTTCGCGGTGGTCGCCGCCGAGGTGAAGCAGCTGGCCAGCCAGACGGCCAAGGCGACCGACGAGATCTCCGCGCAGATCTCCGCCATCCAGGCCTCGACGGGCGAGGCGGTGGGCGCCATCGAGGCGATCACCCGCACGATGGTCACGATCGACGAGCAGACCGAGGCAATCACCCGGTCGATCGAGCAGCAGGGCGCGGCCACCAGCGAGATCGCCAGCAATGCCCAGGTCACCGCGAGCCGCACCACGCAGATGGCGCAGGACATGGTCCGGATGCAATCCGCCACGACAGAGACGACCCGGACGACGGAGCGGCTGGCGACATCCTCGCGGGCGGTGGCTGACCAGAGCGAGGCCCTGCGCAGGTCCGTCGACGATTTCCTGAAGCAGCTCGCCGCCGCCTGA
- a CDS encoding ABC-F family ATP-binding cassette domain-containing protein, with protein MAPPLLILRDIHLTFGATPLLTGAELSVSEGDRLCLVGRNGSGKSTLLKIAAGQIEADKGEYFLQPGRTLRYLPQEPDLSAYATILDYVNDGLAPGDDPYRAPYLLEVLGLTGKEDPRSLSGGEARRAALARALAPEPDILLLDEPTNHLDLPAIEWLESELKGLRSAIVLISHDRRFLENLSRATVWVDRGITRRMDRGFEHFEAWRDDVLEQEERDQHKLAQQIKREEHWMRYGVTARRKRNMRRVRELADLREKARSHRGPQGTAKLTVTEGETSGKLVVEAKAIAKSFGDRPIVQGFSTRIQRGDRIGLIGANGAGKTTLLKMLTGELAPDSGSVRLGTNLQMVTLDQKRERLNPDETLATVLTGGRGDTVVLGTETKHVIAYMKDFLFSPEQARTPVGVLSGGERARAMLARALASPSNIMVLDEPTNDLDLETLDLLQELLGDYDGTVLLVSHDRDFLDRVATSVIVSEGNGKWQEYAGGYSDMVAQRGDGVTARKAEKAPAKPAKAADPAPTTAATAARPSARTKLSFSQLHLLKTLPDTIDSLTRKLEKLQAEMADPALYTRNPDRFAKLSAEITKLTGEKDAAEEQWLELEMLKEEAEG; from the coding sequence ATGGCTCCTCCGCTCCTGATTCTGCGCGACATCCACCTCACCTTCGGCGCGACGCCGCTCCTGACCGGTGCCGAGCTGAGCGTGTCGGAGGGCGACCGTCTCTGTCTCGTCGGCCGCAACGGCTCGGGCAAGTCGACGCTGCTGAAAATCGCGGCCGGGCAGATCGAGGCGGACAAGGGCGAGTATTTCCTGCAGCCGGGCCGCACCTTGCGCTACCTGCCACAGGAGCCCGACCTGTCGGCCTATGCAACGATTCTGGATTACGTGAACGATGGCCTGGCGCCGGGCGATGATCCCTATCGCGCGCCCTACCTGCTGGAGGTCCTCGGCCTGACCGGCAAGGAAGATCCGCGCAGCCTGTCCGGCGGCGAGGCGCGCCGGGCAGCACTGGCCCGGGCGCTGGCACCGGAACCCGACATCCTGCTGCTGGACGAGCCGACCAACCATCTCGACCTGCCGGCCATCGAATGGCTGGAAAGCGAGCTGAAGGGCCTGCGCTCGGCCATCGTGCTGATCTCGCATGACCGGCGCTTCCTTGAAAATCTCTCCCGTGCCACCGTCTGGGTCGATCGCGGCATCACCCGCCGGATGGACCGGGGCTTCGAGCATTTCGAGGCCTGGCGCGACGACGTGCTCGAGCAGGAGGAGCGGGACCAGCACAAGCTGGCGCAGCAGATCAAGCGCGAGGAGCACTGGATGCGCTACGGCGTGACCGCCCGGCGCAAGCGCAACATGCGCCGGGTGCGCGAGCTGGCGGACCTGCGCGAGAAGGCCCGCAGTCATCGCGGACCGCAAGGCACGGCCAAGCTGACGGTCACCGAAGGCGAGACCTCGGGCAAGCTGGTGGTCGAGGCCAAGGCCATCGCCAAGAGCTTCGGCGACCGGCCGATCGTGCAGGGATTTTCCACCCGCATCCAGCGCGGCGACCGCATCGGCCTCATCGGCGCCAATGGCGCGGGCAAGACCACGCTGCTGAAGATGCTGACCGGCGAGCTTGCGCCCGACAGCGGCAGCGTCCGGCTGGGCACCAACCTCCAGATGGTGACGCTCGACCAGAAGCGCGAGCGCCTCAACCCCGACGAGACGCTGGCCACGGTGCTGACCGGGGGGCGCGGCGACACCGTGGTGCTGGGCACCGAGACCAAGCACGTGATCGCCTACATGAAGGACTTCCTGTTCTCGCCCGAACAGGCCCGCACGCCCGTCGGCGTGCTGTCGGGGGGCGAGCGCGCCCGCGCCATGCTGGCCCGCGCGCTGGCCAGCCCGTCCAACATCATGGTGCTCGACGAACCGACCAACGACCTTGATCTGGAGACGCTGGACCTGCTGCAGGAGCTTCTCGGTGACTATGACGGCACCGTGCTGCTCGTCAGCCACGACCGCGACTTCCTCGACCGGGTCGCCACGTCGGTGATCGTCTCCGAGGGCAACGGCAAGTGGCAGGAATATGCCGGCGGCTATTCCGACATGGTGGCCCAGCGCGGCGACGGCGTCACGGCCCGAAAGGCCGAGAAGGCGCCGGCCAAGCCGGCAAAGGCAGCAGATCCGGCCCCGACCACCGCCGCGACAGCGGCGAGGCCGTCGGCCAGGACGAAGCTCTCCTTCAGCCAGCTGCATCTCCTGAAGACGCTGCCGGACACGATCGACAGCCTGACGAGGAAGCTGGAAAAGCTCCAGGCCGAGATGGCCGATCCGGCGCTCTACACCCGGAACCCCGACCGCTTCGCCAAACTGTCAGCCGAGATCACCAAGCTGACCGGCGAAAAGGACGCAGCCGAAGAACAGTGGCTGGAACTGGAGATGCTGAAGGAAGAAGCGGAGGGGTGA
- a CDS encoding pseudouridine synthase yields MRLVKLLANLGYGTRKEVQIAIRNGWVTDRAGNALKADARTAHDDILFDDEPLDPAQGMVLLLNKPVGYTCSTKDQGRLVYDLLPDRFRYRKPVLSTVGRLDRDTTGALLFTDDGTLLHRIISPKADVPKVYEAVLDRPLKGDEAALFASGTFLLDNDEKPLLPAELEVLGEKHARLTLHEGRYHQVRRMFAATGNHVTALARVKIGNLTLDGLEEGKWRLLDAGDLAKVFGE; encoded by the coding sequence ATGAGACTGGTGAAGCTTCTCGCCAATCTCGGCTATGGCACCCGCAAGGAAGTGCAGATCGCCATCCGCAACGGCTGGGTGACGGACCGCGCAGGCAATGCGCTGAAGGCCGACGCCCGCACCGCGCATGACGACATCCTGTTCGACGACGAGCCGCTGGACCCGGCGCAGGGCATGGTGCTGCTGCTGAACAAGCCGGTCGGCTACACCTGCTCCACCAAGGACCAGGGCCGGCTGGTCTATGACCTCCTGCCCGACCGCTTCCGCTATCGCAAGCCGGTGCTGTCGACGGTCGGCCGCCTCGACCGCGACACCACCGGGGCGCTGCTGTTCACCGATGACGGAACCTTGCTGCACCGGATCATCAGCCCGAAGGCCGATGTGCCGAAAGTGTACGAGGCGGTGCTCGACCGTCCGCTGAAGGGCGACGAGGCGGCGCTGTTTGCCTCCGGTACCTTCCTGCTCGACAACGACGAGAAGCCGCTGCTGCCGGCCGAACTGGAAGTGCTCGGCGAGAAACACGCCCGCCTCACGCTGCACGAGGGCCGCTATCATCAGGTCCGCCGCATGTTCGCCGCAACCGGCAACCACGTGACGGCCCTTGCCCGGGTCAAGATCGGCAACCTGACGCTCGACGGCCTGGAGGAAGGCAAGTGGCGGCTGCTGGATGCAGGCGATCTGGCGAAGGTGTTCGGGGAGTAG
- a CDS encoding DUF2157 domain-containing protein: MFDQLYERRLRADIETWIERGWVTREGAARILADRGKADGRSRLPLALATVGMICIALAVTAFIAANWDDISRSVRLAGIVLLVVGANMVAARADALERPGLADLATAFAAMVFVAGLSLVGQMFHLPQDWTGGALLVCAGCLAAAWIGGSRLTLALAGVAAIVWVLLGLESGAPTTMGDQVLALCLVPAVAAHAVIHPARLSRWCSILLAYIVYLQWLLSAGPASMVDSPLFAVALAAMAGSIVLFGTAADHGGIRPGSVGLRLLARSAADASLVLMLCTMLVAFIGAWSRDLPGPELLSPAVVLPSALLLLAALAVLRRLERPQALLALLGVLGAVMTTAVLGLAPDQIVVHAALALGTSVAVAMAGIVMQQGLWTLSGHAAFTAVALWLLSETIGSLLGQALFFLLAGIVLIGMAFAASFSLRMAARWADGKGDAT, translated from the coding sequence ATGTTTGACCAGCTGTACGAGCGCCGCCTCAGGGCGGACATCGAGACATGGATCGAAAGGGGCTGGGTGACCCGGGAGGGGGCAGCCCGGATCCTGGCCGACCGCGGCAAGGCCGATGGCCGCAGCCGCCTGCCGCTCGCGCTCGCAACCGTCGGCATGATCTGCATCGCGCTGGCCGTCACGGCCTTCATCGCCGCCAACTGGGACGACATCAGCCGCAGCGTCCGCCTGGCCGGCATCGTCCTGCTGGTCGTGGGCGCCAACATGGTCGCCGCCCGGGCCGATGCGCTGGAGCGACCGGGACTGGCCGACCTGGCCACAGCCTTTGCCGCCATGGTCTTTGTCGCCGGCCTGTCGCTTGTCGGGCAGATGTTCCATCTGCCGCAGGACTGGACCGGCGGCGCCCTGCTGGTGTGCGCCGGATGCCTCGCCGCCGCCTGGATCGGCGGCTCGCGCCTGACACTCGCCCTGGCCGGCGTGGCGGCCATCGTCTGGGTCCTGCTCGGACTGGAGAGCGGTGCCCCGACCACGATGGGCGACCAGGTGCTTGCCCTCTGTCTCGTGCCGGCTGTCGCGGCCCACGCGGTGATCCACCCGGCCCGGCTGTCGCGCTGGTGCAGCATCCTGCTGGCCTATATCGTCTATCTCCAGTGGCTGCTCTCGGCCGGGCCGGCCAGCATGGTCGACAGCCCGCTGTTTGCGGTCGCGCTGGCCGCGATGGCGGGGAGCATCGTGCTGTTCGGAACCGCGGCGGATCACGGCGGCATCCGGCCCGGATCTGTCGGCCTGCGCCTGCTCGCGCGGTCGGCTGCAGACGCCTCCCTGGTCCTCATGCTGTGCACGATGCTGGTCGCGTTCATCGGTGCCTGGTCGAGAGACCTGCCGGGCCCGGAGCTCCTGTCGCCGGCAGTCGTCCTGCCGTCAGCGCTGCTCCTCCTGGCCGCCCTTGCCGTCCTCCGCAGGCTTGAGCGTCCGCAGGCGCTTCTGGCCCTGCTCGGCGTGCTCGGGGCCGTCATGACGACGGCTGTCCTGGGGCTTGCGCCCGACCAGATCGTGGTCCATGCCGCGCTTGCGCTCGGCACCAGCGTCGCCGTGGCCATGGCAGGCATCGTCATGCAACAGGGACTGTGGACGCTCTCCGGACACGCGGCCTTCACGGCCGTCGCCCTCTGGCTTCTCTCCGAGACCATCGGCTCGCTGCTCGGGCAGGCGCTGTTCTTCCTCCTGGCCGGGATCGTGCTCATCGGCATGGCCTTTGCGGCGTCCTTCAGCCTGAGGATGGCCGCCAGATGGGCCGACGGAAAGGGAGACGCGACATGA